A genomic segment from Bacteroidota bacterium encodes:
- a CDS encoding DUF4920 domain-containing protein, with amino-acid sequence MKKVFAIALLSISLVACNNDPRAKLPATGSFGQPVVADTVKTVSDVLTLLQTGNNIPVKVTGTIDKYCKGEGCWLTLENKGSEPLFVEVENKAFVLPLNIEGKIATVQGNAVKEIKDGKEEVRIIASGVTIQ; translated from the coding sequence ATGAAAAAAGTATTTGCTATAGCATTGTTAAGTATAAGCTTGGTGGCTTGTAATAACGACCCTCGTGCAAAATTACCTGCAACAGGTAGTTTTGGTCAACCAGTAGTGGCTGATACCGTTAAAACAGTAAGCGATGTATTGACCTTGTTACAAACGGGTAATAATATACCCGTTAAAGTAACCGGTACCATTGACAAATACTGCAAAGGCGAAGGTTGTTGGTTAACCCTTGAAAATAAAGGTAGCGAACCTTTGTTTGTAGAGGTGGAGAACAAAGCCTTTGTTTTACCTTTAAATATTGAAGGTAAAATAGCTACTGTACAAGGCAATGCTGTAAAAGAAATCAAAGATGGTAAAGAAGAAGTGAGGATTATA